The following are encoded together in the Bacteroidales bacterium MB20-C3-3 genome:
- a CDS encoding MBOAT family O-acyltransferase, with amino-acid sequence MLFNSVAFAIFLPIIFILYWVLAKRGHKIQNLLLLAASLYFYASWDWRFLLLLITSIILGFFSGALINNSVNERQRKFWLWTSILLNLGFLGFFKYFNFFAESFSDALDLLGINAGLSTLSIILPVGISFYTFHGLSYIIDIYNRKIQPEGNFVNYSLFVSYFPLLVAGPIERATHLLPQIDKARKFDYSNAVNGLRQILWGLFKKIVIADNCAQYANIIFNNHQDHSGSTLLIGALLFTFQIYGDFSGYSDIALGVSRLFGIELLRNFAYPYFSRDIAEFWRRWHISLSSWFRDYVYIPLGGSRGGIWMKIRNTFAIFLLSGFWHGANWTYVAWGALNAVYFLPLMISGNNRNNLNIVAKGKTLPTFKELVMILSTFFLTVFAWIFFRAESIGDAINIVGKIFSQSLISPPAFQGAERTLPLILLLIIFIVVEWRGRERDFALRDMGIEKSRKYRWSWYMVIMLAIYLFGNFASNIEFIYFQF; translated from the coding sequence ATGTTATTCAACTCGGTTGCTTTTGCAATTTTTCTTCCAATAATTTTTATTTTATACTGGGTTCTTGCTAAAAGGGGGCATAAGATTCAGAATCTTCTTCTGCTTGCTGCAAGTCTCTATTTTTATGCAAGCTGGGACTGGCGGTTCCTGCTGCTTTTAATCACATCAATTATTTTAGGATTTTTTTCAGGTGCACTAATCAATAATTCTGTAAATGAGAGGCAGCGAAAATTCTGGTTGTGGACAAGCATATTATTAAATCTTGGTTTTCTTGGATTTTTCAAGTATTTCAACTTTTTTGCCGAATCCTTCTCTGATGCTCTGGATTTGCTTGGCATAAACGCAGGATTGTCTACACTTAGTATCATACTCCCTGTAGGCATTTCATTCTATACTTTCCACGGACTATCCTACATTATTGACATCTATAACAGAAAAATTCAACCTGAGGGAAATTTTGTCAATTACTCACTGTTTGTCAGCTATTTTCCACTGCTGGTTGCCGGTCCAATAGAGCGAGCAACTCACCTTCTGCCACAGATTGATAAGGCCAGAAAATTCGATTATTCTAATGCCGTAAATGGTCTGAGGCAAATCCTCTGGGGCCTTTTCAAAAAAATAGTCATTGCAGATAACTGTGCTCAGTATGCCAATATAATTTTCAACAACCATCAGGACCATTCAGGGAGTACTCTTCTTATTGGGGCCCTTCTTTTCACATTCCAGATTTATGGTGATTTTTCCGGATATTCCGATATTGCTCTTGGAGTATCCAGACTATTCGGCATAGAACTTCTCAGGAACTTTGCATATCCATACTTCTCACGGGACATTGCTGAATTCTGGAGAAGGTGGCATATATCACTATCCTCCTGGTTCAGGGACTATGTCTATATACCACTTGGCGGAAGCCGGGGTGGAATTTGGATGAAGATTCGGAATACTTTTGCTATTTTCCTTTTGAGCGGATTCTGGCATGGTGCAAACTGGACATATGTTGCCTGGGGAGCACTGAATGCAGTTTACTTCCTTCCTCTTATGATTTCCGGAAATAACAGAAACAATCTTAATATCGTTGCAAAGGGGAAGACTCTCCCAACTTTCAAGGAGCTGGTAATGATATTATCTACATTTTTTCTAACAGTTTTTGCATGGATTTTTTTTAGGGCAGAGAGTATTGGCGATGCAATAAATATAGTTGGAAAAATCTTTTCACAATCACTTATTTCGCCTCCTGCATTTCAGGGAGCAGAGAGGACTCTTCCTCTTATTCTTTTGCTAATCATATTTATTGTTGTTGAATGGAGAGGAAGAGAGAGAGATTTTGCATTAAGAGACATGGGTATTGAGAAAAGCCGAAAATACAGATGGTCATGGTATATGGTAATTATGCTTGCAATATACCTCTTTGGTAACTTTGCAAGCAATATTGAATTTATATATTTCCAATTTTAG
- a CDS encoding ankyrin repeat domain-containing protein — translation MKKTLFVCIIAIASIFFTCSVNTLFAQEIVTKISNGEIEEVKALLAKGVNPNTKIHNETILAISINGKFPEITTLLINAKGIKLNEWNILTQPERSWKYTALMKAVKFSDVVKQLLDKNVLIDLQDDWILWDGKLHESGGNTALMLAVGAPNFTYTESAKLLIDKGAKINIQNKLGYTALMLGVHNTEISKILIDKGADINAQDGNGTTPLMYAVQKMTPLKALIAKGADVNIQNKNGETALMHAVKGGLLKVILGGIPVVGGHMDAVKLLISKGADVNLQDTWGKTALMHAAGGVNALGNK, via the coding sequence ATGAAAAAAACTCTTTTTGTGTGTATAATCGCCATAGCATCAATCTTCTTTACTTGCAGCGTTAATACTCTTTTTGCTCAGGAGATTGTCACTAAAATTTCTAATGGAGAGATTGAGGAGGTAAAAGCTTTACTTGCAAAAGGTGTCAACCCAAATACAAAAATTCACAATGAGACAATTCTGGCTATCTCAATTAACGGCAAATTTCCGGAGATAACCACCCTTCTTATTAACGCAAAGGGTATTAAGCTGAATGAATGGAATATCCTTACTCAGCCTGAACGCTCCTGGAAATATACCGCACTTATGAAGGCTGTCAAGTTTTCTGATGTGGTTAAGCAGTTGTTAGATAAAAATGTTTTGATTGACCTGCAGGATGACTGGATTCTGTGGGACGGCAAGCTTCACGAAAGCGGTGGTAATACAGCATTGATGCTTGCTGTAGGTGCTCCAAATTTTACATATACAGAGAGCGCAAAGCTTTTGATTGACAAGGGGGCTAAAATAAACATTCAGAACAAGCTGGGATATACAGCACTTATGCTCGGTGTACACAATACAGAGATTTCAAAAATTCTGATTGATAAAGGTGCAGATATTAACGCTCAAGATGGAAATGGTACAACTCCGCTTATGTATGCGGTTCAAAAAATGACACCTTTAAAAGCTCTTATAGCAAAAGGAGCAGATGTAAACATACAGAACAAAAACGGCGAAACAGCACTTATGCACGCAGTCAAGGGAGGCTTGCTGAAAGTAATTTTGGGAGGCATTCCGGTTGTAGGCGGGCATATGGATGCAGTTAAGTTACTAATCAGCAAAGGAGCCGATGTCAATTTGCAAGACACCTGGGGTAAAACAGCACTGATGCATGCGGCAGGAGGGGTAAATGCACTCGGCAATAAATAA
- a CDS encoding IS4 family transposase yields the protein MNTGKYVFSQLVEFLPKRIFDGIAERHDSNKYVKHFTCWNQLLAMMFGQLTNRESLRDLIVAIDAHSSKCYHLGFGKNVTRSNLSKANENRDFKIFEEYAYHLIEIARKKRSNSDFEIQGKVYAFDSTTIDLCLSIFWWAKFRSTKGGLKLHTLYDITTQIPAFVHITPASVHDMNAMDVIPYEHGAYYIFDRGYMDFARLYNVTRHSAYFVIRAKRNLKLEILKDLKRSDSSEIIISDHIVRLDGFSSYLDYPENFRRVRYYDADTKRPFTYLTNNLEITAEQVALLYKNRWQIELFFKWIKQHLKIKSFWGTTENAVRIQIYSAIITYCLVAIVEHDLNIKRSTYEVLQVLGISLLDKTPIMELFNSAENNDVNELLFNQQLSLNF from the coding sequence ATGAATACAGGTAAATATGTTTTCTCTCAATTAGTTGAGTTCTTACCAAAACGGATTTTCGATGGCATTGCAGAGAGACACGATAGTAATAAGTATGTAAAACATTTTACCTGCTGGAATCAATTGCTAGCTATGATGTTCGGACAACTTACCAATAGAGAAAGCCTAAGAGACCTAATAGTTGCAATTGATGCTCATAGTTCTAAATGCTATCATCTTGGTTTTGGCAAGAATGTGACCAGAAGCAATTTATCAAAGGCTAATGAGAACAGAGACTTCAAAATATTTGAAGAGTACGCCTACCATCTTATCGAGATAGCTAGAAAGAAACGATCCAATAGCGACTTCGAAATCCAGGGGAAAGTTTATGCTTTTGATTCAACTACCATTGACCTTTGCTTAAGTATTTTCTGGTGGGCTAAGTTCCGCTCGACAAAAGGAGGGCTAAAACTTCATACACTTTATGATATTACAACTCAGATTCCCGCATTTGTTCATATTACTCCTGCATCTGTTCATGACATGAATGCAATGGATGTAATCCCTTATGAACATGGCGCTTATTACATATTTGACAGAGGCTATATGGATTTTGCGAGACTATATAACGTAACCAGACATTCTGCATACTTTGTTATCCGGGCAAAAAGGAACCTCAAACTCGAGATTTTGAAAGATCTCAAGAGAAGTGACTCTTCAGAAATAATCATAAGTGATCACATTGTTCGACTGGATGGATTCTCTTCATATCTTGACTATCCTGAAAATTTTAGAAGAGTCAGATACTATGATGCAGATACTAAAAGACCATTTACCTACCTGACTAACAATCTGGAAATAACGGCAGAACAAGTTGCATTACTTTATAAGAATCGATGGCAGATTGAGCTGTTTTTCAAATGGATAAAGCAACACCTGAAGATTAAGTCCTTTTGGGGAACAACTGAAAATGCAGTAAGAATACAAATATATTCTGCTATTATTACTTACTGTTTGGTCGCTATAGTTGAGCATGATCTGAACATTAAGCGATCAACTTACGAAGTATTGCAAGTCCTGGGAATATCTTTACTTGACAAAACGCCCATTATGGAGCTGTTTAACAGTGCTGAAAATAATGACGTCAATGAACTTTTGTTTAACCAACAACTGTCCTTAAATTTTTAG
- a CDS encoding transcriptional regulator, which yields MKISIEGLHKAFESRIRLGIMSALAVNETLDFNSLKEYLDITDGNLASHIKALEKEDFIGIEKSFVGKKPNTRYFITTEGREAFNLHLLSLEKFLKSNKSK from the coding sequence GTGAAAATTTCCATAGAAGGTTTACATAAAGCTTTTGAAAGCAGGATTCGTCTGGGTATAATGTCTGCTCTTGCTGTGAATGAAACACTTGATTTTAATTCACTTAAGGAGTATCTTGACATTACAGACGGCAATCTCGCCAGCCACATCAAAGCTCTTGAGAAAGAGGATTTCATAGGCATTGAAAAGAGCTTTGTTGGCAAAAAACCAAACACCAGATACTTCATTACTACAGAGGGCAGGGAAGCCTTTAATCTTCACCTGCTATCCCTGGAAAAATTTCTAAAATCAAATAAATCAAAGTAA
- a CDS encoding GLPGLI family protein has translation MKRILFTLILFFHCIYIYSQPTVLDTALMKLRYRYIYTRNSLMKERREALMILLIGDKWSLFYNKHNDDFYYDKNKTDRSKYVSTTIDEKGKVTRKRSAGSPRLIGPTEYIYLCKEYMEEIFVEKILFSGLYYYTDKYLSPKWEVFKDKKTIMGYMCQRAESSYFGRKWTAWFTTEIPVDSGPWKLIGLPGLILEASDEDGDFGFIAVSIEPPAEEDVISMKDSLMLTKVTKDALFKLQKKIYENTNGDFGPIQIKTSSPIPKRKLNTIER, from the coding sequence ATGAAAAGGATTTTATTTACATTGATACTCTTTTTTCATTGCATCTATATATACTCACAGCCTACAGTTTTGGATACTGCATTGATGAAATTGAGATACAGATATATATATACACGCAACTCTTTAATGAAAGAGAGACGAGAGGCTCTTATGATTTTGTTAATCGGTGATAAATGGTCTCTTTTCTATAATAAACATAATGATGACTTTTATTATGATAAAAATAAGACTGATCGTAGCAAATATGTAAGCACAACAATTGACGAAAAAGGCAAAGTTACAAGGAAAAGAAGTGCTGGCTCCCCTCGTCTTATTGGGCCAACAGAATACATCTATCTGTGTAAAGAATATATGGAGGAAATTTTTGTTGAAAAAATATTGTTTAGCGGACTCTATTACTATACTGATAAATATTTATCCCCCAAATGGGAGGTTTTCAAAGATAAGAAAACCATTATGGGTTATATGTGTCAGAGAGCGGAGTCTTCATACTTTGGTCGCAAGTGGACAGCTTGGTTTACAACGGAGATACCTGTAGACTCAGGGCCCTGGAAACTGATCGGATTACCAGGGCTGATTTTAGAGGCGTCAGACGAAGATGGCGATTTTGGCTTTATAGCGGTCTCAATTGAGCCTCCTGCTGAAGAGGATGTTATTTCAATGAAAGATAGTCTTATGCTTACAAAGGTTACAAAAGATGCTTTATTTAAATTGCAGAAAAAGATTTATGAGAACACTAATGGTGATTTCGGGCCGATTCAGATAAAGACATCGTCTCCAATACCTAAAAGGAAGTTAAATACAATCGAGAGATGA
- a CDS encoding GLPGLI family protein — protein MKRILFTLILFFHCIYIYSQPTVLDTALMKLRYRYIYTRNSLMKERREALMILLIGDKWSLFYNKHNDDLQYGNSKIDRSKYVTTTIDENGKVTRWRSADAPRIIGPTEYTYLGKINVEEIFITNVWFSGLYYYTDKYLSPKWEVFKDKKTIMGYMCQRAESSYFGRKWTAWFTTEIPVDSGPWKLTGLPGLILEASDEDGDFGFIAVSIEPPAEEDVISMKDSLMLTKVTKDALFKLQKKIYENTNGDFGPIQIKTSSPIPKRKLNTIER, from the coding sequence ATGAAAAGGATTTTATTTACATTGATACTCTTTTTTCATTGCATCTATATATACTCACAGCCTACAGTTTTGGATACTGCATTGATGAAATTGAGATACAGATATATATATACACGCAACTCTTTAATGAAAGAGAGACGAGAGGCTCTTATGATTTTGTTAATCGGTGATAAATGGTCTCTTTTCTATAATAAACATAATGATGATTTGCAATACGGAAATAGTAAGATTGATCGCAGCAAATATGTAACCACAACAATAGATGAAAATGGCAAAGTTACCAGATGGAGAAGTGCAGATGCTCCTCGGATTATAGGGCCAACAGAGTATACCTATCTAGGTAAAATAAATGTAGAAGAGATTTTTATTACCAATGTCTGGTTTAGCGGACTCTATTACTATACTGATAAATATTTATCCCCCAAATGGGAGGTTTTCAAAGATAAGAAAACCATTATGGGTTATATGTGTCAGAGAGCGGAGTCTTCATACTTTGGTCGCAAGTGGACAGCTTGGTTTACAACGGAGATACCTGTAGACTCAGGGCCCTGGAAACTGACCGGATTACCAGGGCTGATTTTAGAGGCGTCAGACGAAGATGGCGATTTTGGCTTTATAGCGGTCTCAATTGAGCCTCCTGCTGAAGAGGATGTTATTTCAATGAAAGATAGTCTTATGCTTACAAAGGTTACAAAAGATGCTTTATTTAAATTGCAGAAAAAGATTTATGAGAACACTAATGGTGATTTCGGGCCGATTCAGATAAAGACATCGTCTCCAATACCTAAAAGGAAGTTAAATACAATCGAGAGATGA
- a CDS encoding C1 family peptidase: protein MKNHLLLSLMLICTWSAFAQTQVYKTGGYEFKESILLPATPVKNQAVTGTCWSYTTTSFFESELLRMGKGEYDLSEMHTVRFNYINRLQDNYLREGKGNLGEGSLAHMMFNIVKKHGMVPESVYNGINYNSLTHNHTELNMFVNSIASVPVKLKNRSPEYYNLVNSLLDIYLGPVPEKFKYKGIDYTPISFFKTFNLNPDDYVEITSFSHHPWYSHIVLEIPDNWDGGRFYNLPLDEFIQVIDNSLERGYTVCWDGDMSEKSYSDRMGVAVNPTGEELNSEPGKELSFKKIYKEEDVTQESRQDGFERFVTTDVHLMHLIGKATDQNGTVYYKVKNSWKPEINIFGGYNFLSKRFVEAKTISIVVHKDAIPEPIRKKLGI from the coding sequence ATGAAAAATCATCTTCTTTTGTCACTAATGCTCATCTGTACATGGAGCGCATTTGCACAAACACAAGTCTATAAAACAGGAGGGTATGAATTCAAGGAGAGCATTCTTCTTCCTGCCACACCGGTTAAGAACCAGGCCGTAACAGGCACATGCTGGTCATATACCACCACATCTTTTTTTGAGTCCGAGCTTTTGCGGATGGGAAAGGGAGAGTATGACCTTTCTGAAATGCACACGGTAAGATTCAACTACATTAACAGACTTCAGGACAACTACCTGAGAGAAGGCAAAGGGAATCTGGGAGAGGGAAGCCTTGCGCATATGATGTTTAACATTGTTAAAAAACATGGGATGGTACCTGAGAGTGTCTATAACGGCATTAACTATAACTCTCTGACTCATAATCACACAGAGCTTAATATGTTTGTAAACTCTATAGCATCTGTTCCTGTTAAACTTAAAAACAGAAGTCCTGAGTACTACAATCTCGTTAATAGTCTGCTTGACATTTATCTGGGTCCTGTTCCGGAAAAGTTTAAATACAAAGGGATAGATTACACACCGATTAGCTTTTTCAAAACATTTAATTTGAATCCGGATGACTATGTAGAAATTACCAGTTTCTCCCACCACCCATGGTACTCTCATATTGTTCTTGAAATTCCTGATAACTGGGATGGCGGAAGATTCTACAACCTCCCCCTGGATGAGTTTATTCAGGTTATAGATAATTCTTTGGAGAGGGGATACACCGTTTGCTGGGATGGAGATATGAGTGAAAAGAGCTATTCTGACAGAATGGGTGTTGCTGTAAATCCAACCGGTGAAGAGCTTAATAGCGAACCGGGTAAAGAACTATCTTTTAAAAAAATATATAAAGAGGAAGATGTAACTCAGGAGTCCCGTCAGGATGGTTTTGAACGATTTGTAACCACAGATGTGCACCTAATGCACCTTATAGGAAAAGCTACTGACCAAAACGGGACCGTATACTACAAGGTTAAAAATTCATGGAAGCCTGAAATTAACATCTTTGGAGGATATAATTTTCTTTCAAAAAGATTTGTGGAGGCTAAGACTATTTCAATAGTAGTTCATAAAGATGCAATTCCTGAACCCATCAGAAAAAAACTAGGAATTTAG